From the genome of Streptomyces sp. NBC_01317, one region includes:
- a CDS encoding MetQ/NlpA family ABC transporter substrate-binding protein, which yields MRTTIKLTAAAATAALALTLSACGTSSDPAPKAADGAKADESKPLLVAASPTPHADILTFIKKNLAAKAGLRLDVKEFTDYVLPNTGTESGEVDANYFQNKPYLDDFNKKNGTHIVPVVNVHLEPLALYSKKVGELSGLKAGQSIAIPNDTVNEGRALKLLADNGVITLKDGVGGSGSLADIKDDKGLTFKELEAATLPRALDDVDAAVINGNYAIEAELNPAQDSIALEKTENNPYANFLAVKEGNEKDPRVLKLAKLLNSPEVKKYIEDTYKNGAVLPAFGPAA from the coding sequence GTGCGCACCACCATCAAGCTCACCGCCGCTGCCGCCACCGCCGCTCTCGCCCTCACCCTGAGCGCCTGCGGCACGTCGTCCGATCCGGCCCCCAAGGCCGCCGACGGCGCCAAGGCCGACGAGTCCAAGCCCCTGCTCGTCGCCGCGTCCCCGACGCCGCACGCCGACATTCTCACCTTCATCAAGAAGAACCTGGCGGCCAAGGCCGGACTCAGGCTCGACGTCAAGGAGTTCACGGACTACGTCCTGCCGAACACCGGCACCGAGAGCGGCGAGGTCGACGCCAACTACTTCCAGAACAAGCCCTATCTGGACGACTTCAACAAGAAGAACGGCACCCACATCGTGCCGGTCGTCAACGTCCACCTGGAGCCGCTCGCCCTCTACTCCAAGAAGGTCGGGGAACTGAGCGGGCTCAAGGCCGGCCAGAGCATCGCGATCCCCAACGACACCGTCAACGAGGGCCGCGCCCTCAAGCTCCTCGCCGACAACGGTGTGATCACGCTCAAGGACGGCGTCGGCGGCAGCGGTTCGCTGGCCGACATCAAGGACGACAAGGGCCTCACGTTCAAGGAACTGGAAGCCGCCACCCTGCCCCGCGCCCTCGACGACGTGGACGCCGCCGTCATCAACGGCAACTACGCCATCGAGGCCGAGCTCAACCCCGCCCAGGACTCCATCGCCCTGGAGAAGACCGAGAACAACCCGTACGCCAACTTCCTCGCCGTGAAGGAGGGCAACGAGAAGGACCCGCGGGTGCTGAAGCTCGCGAAGCTCCTCAACTCGCCCGAGGTGAAGAAGTACATCGAGGACACCTACAAGAACGGCGCGGTCCTGCCCGCCTTCGGCCCCGCCGCGTAA
- a CDS encoding GNAT family N-acetyltransferase, producing the protein MELRMTTFPDVSISTERLVLRPFEPSDIPAHVEMMNDEMVTAWTSVPHPYTQEDAERWVHTIAPAERTGGRGIVFAVTEFLTQRLVGIVRLHHTNWRALATEAQYVTAPWARGEGYATESVLAVAQWLFRDQKFERIEVRTAADNTASQQVAQKIGCISEGVLRSAWIARTQTEDGGWTDFRTDLLVWSLLPEDLEGVAEQMADSGYASFTDWN; encoded by the coding sequence ATGGAGCTGCGCATGACTACCTTTCCGGACGTGTCCATCAGCACGGAGCGGTTGGTGCTGCGCCCCTTCGAACCGTCGGACATCCCCGCGCACGTCGAGATGATGAACGACGAGATGGTCACCGCCTGGACGTCCGTGCCCCACCCGTACACCCAGGAGGACGCCGAGCGGTGGGTCCACACCATCGCCCCCGCCGAGCGCACCGGCGGACGCGGCATCGTCTTCGCCGTCACCGAGTTCCTCACGCAGCGGCTCGTCGGCATCGTGCGGCTCCACCACACCAACTGGCGCGCCCTCGCCACCGAGGCGCAGTACGTCACCGCCCCCTGGGCGCGAGGCGAGGGGTACGCCACCGAATCGGTGCTCGCCGTCGCCCAATGGCTGTTCCGCGACCAGAAGTTCGAGCGCATCGAGGTGCGTACGGCCGCCGACAACACCGCCTCCCAGCAGGTCGCCCAGAAGATCGGCTGCATCAGCGAGGGCGTGCTGCGCAGCGCGTGGATAGCGCGTACGCAGACCGAGGACGGCGGCTGGACGGACTTCCGCACCGACCTCCTGGTCTGGAGCCTGCTGCCCGAGGATCTGGAAGGTGTGGCGGAGCAGATGGCGGACAGCGGATACGCGTCCTTCACGGACTGGAACTGA
- the cbiE gene encoding precorrin-6y C5,15-methyltransferase (decarboxylating) subunit CbiE encodes MADRVTVIGWDGSPLTAAGNSALSAATLVAGAAHHLALPEIPAGAERVQLGSIDLAARRIAGHRGSAVVLADGDPGFFGVVRTLRDPEHGLEVEVVPAVSAVAAAFARAGMPWEDAQIVVAHARTLRRAVNVCRAHTKVAVLTSPGAGPAELALLLEGVHRTFVICEELGTDREKVSVLTSDKAADHEWRDPNVVIVIGGIGTAVSPVSGWIAGRDPAYPPAERGWALPTEEYGIELDEGESTWLRAAQLSRIGARTGDLVWDIGSGSGALAAEAARFGAAVIAVDDEPGACASTAAAARRAGVQLQVVQGRAPHVLERLPEPDVVRIGGGGIDVVIAVADRRPERIVTHAANRDEAEAIGTALRDGGYAVECVLLQSVDLDTADWSERERSVVFLVSGQRPDTTS; translated from the coding sequence ATGGCCGACCGCGTCACGGTGATCGGCTGGGACGGCTCACCCCTTACCGCTGCCGGCAACTCCGCCCTGTCCGCCGCGACACTGGTCGCCGGAGCCGCCCACCATCTGGCCCTCCCCGAGATCCCCGCGGGCGCCGAGCGCGTCCAGCTCGGCAGTATCGACCTGGCGGCCCGCCGGATCGCCGGGCACCGCGGCAGCGCGGTGGTCCTCGCCGACGGCGACCCCGGCTTCTTCGGTGTCGTACGGACGTTGCGCGACCCGGAACACGGCCTGGAGGTCGAGGTCGTCCCCGCCGTCTCCGCCGTGGCGGCGGCCTTCGCCCGGGCCGGCATGCCCTGGGAGGACGCCCAGATCGTCGTCGCCCACGCCCGTACGCTGCGCCGCGCCGTCAACGTGTGCCGGGCGCACACCAAGGTCGCCGTCCTCACCTCCCCGGGCGCGGGCCCCGCCGAACTGGCCCTGCTCCTCGAAGGGGTCCACCGCACCTTCGTCATCTGCGAGGAACTGGGCACCGACCGCGAGAAGGTCAGCGTCCTCACCTCCGACAAGGCGGCCGACCACGAGTGGCGCGACCCCAACGTCGTGATCGTCATCGGCGGCATCGGGACCGCCGTCTCCCCGGTCAGCGGCTGGATCGCGGGCCGCGACCCCGCCTACCCGCCGGCCGAGCGGGGCTGGGCGCTGCCCACCGAGGAGTACGGGATAGAGCTCGACGAGGGCGAGTCGACCTGGCTGCGCGCCGCCCAGCTCTCCCGGATCGGCGCCCGTACCGGCGATCTCGTCTGGGACATCGGCTCCGGCAGCGGGGCACTCGCCGCCGAGGCGGCCCGCTTCGGCGCCGCCGTGATCGCCGTGGACGACGAGCCGGGGGCGTGCGCCAGCACAGCGGCGGCGGCCCGGCGCGCCGGTGTTCAGCTCCAAGTCGTCCAAGGACGCGCCCCCCACGTTCTGGAGCGCCTGCCCGAGCCGGATGTCGTACGGATCGGGGGCGGCGGGATCGACGTCGTCATCGCCGTCGCCGACCGCAGGCCCGAGCGCATCGTGACCCACGCGGCCAACCGTGACGAGGCGGAAGCCATCGGAACTGCCTTGCGCGACGGGGGATATGCGGTGGAATGTGTTCTGCTCCAGTCCGTCGATCTCGACACCGCGGACTGGTCGGAACGCGAGCGGTCCGTGGTCTTCCTGGTGTCCGGACAGCGCCCCGACACGACCTCCTGA